The sequence GCGCGCGGTATCGGCAGCTATCACACGCCCGAGAATTGGGTTTGGCCGCTGGCTCTGATCATCGAGGGGATGACGGCGACCACCGGCGCCGAGAAACAGGACGTCCTCGGCCAGCTTCTCGCCAGCGATCCCGGCGATCATCTGCTTCACGAGTCCTTCAATCCGAACAACCCGCAGCAATACACGCGCCGCAACTTCGGCTGGCCCAACGCCCTGTTCTCCGAATTCGTGATGACGCAGTTTGAGGGGACCGCACAGATCCCGATGGGCGACACCAGCGACCTCGAGTTTAGGACGGAATAGCCGAATAGCTTCTAAGGCCGATATTATTCTGGGGCTGCAGTGGGGCGACGAGGGCAAGGGCCGCGTCGTCGATCTGTACGCCCAGGACTACGACGTCGTCGCGCGGTTTGCGGGCGGCGACAACGCCGGACATTCGATCGTCGTCGGCGATCGGAAGCTAGCCCTGCGCATCGTGCCGTCGGGGGTCATGCACCCGCACGTGGAGCTGTTCATCGGCGGGGGTACGGTCGTCAACTTGCGCACGCTGTTCGAGGAGTTCGACACGTTGACCGCGATCGGCGTCGACGTCTCGCGCGTGAAACTCTCCGACCGCGCCCACGTCGTGTTTCCGCATCACGTCGAGCGCGACAAGGTTGCCGAGGCCGAACGCGCGCAGGCGCTCGGGACGACCGGCCGCGGCATCGGGCCGGCCTACGTCGATCGCGTCGCGCGGACCGGCGTTCGCGTCGGCGACCTGCTAGCTCGCGATGACACGCCCGAGACGCGGCGGATCGCTCCGCATGTGGTCGACGGCGTGGCGTACATTCACGAGCGCCTCGACGCCGGCAGATGCGTGCTGCTTGAGGGCGCGCAAGGCTCGCTGCTCGACGTGACGTACGGCACGTACCCGTACGTTACGAGCTCGAACACGATCGCCGGCGGCGCCTGCACCGGGCTCGGCATCGGACCGGGGACGATCGGGCGCGTCGTCGGCGTGCTGAAGGCCTACTGCACGCGCGTCGGCGCGGGGCCGTTTCCGTCGGAGCTCCACGACGAGCGCGGCGAACGCTTGCGCCGCCAGGGCGGCGAGTTCGGCACCGTCACGGGGCGACCGCGGCGCTGCGGTTGGTTCGACGCCGTTGCGGCACGCTACGCCGTCGCGCTCAACGGCGCCGTCAGCGCCGTCGTCACGAAGCTCGACGTGCTGAGCGGGCTCGAGCGCATCGGCATCGTCACCGGGTACCGGCTAGGCGCCAAGCCGGTCGGCTTCGCCGATGCGGGCGCGCCCGAGCTTGAGATCGAGTGCGAGGAGTTACCGGGCTGGAGCGAGCCGATCGACGAGTGCCGGCGCATCGCCGATCTGCCGAAGGCCGCCCGCGGCTACGTCGAACGACTGCGCGAGCTGATCGGCGTGCCGATCGAACTGGTCTCCGTCGGCCGGGAGCGTTCGCAGCTGGCTCGTTAGCCTGCCATCGCGGGAGTTTCTCTCGGTATGGCCCCCCGGTTTCGCTTCGCCCTCCAACCGCTTCTCGACCGGCGCAGCCGCATCGAAGAGGAGAAGCAGCATCGCTTCGACCTGCGGCGATGCGAGCGCGACGGCGCGTTGTACGAAGGCGAGCAGCTCGCGGCCGCGCTTATCCAGCGCGCGCTGCGGACGAGCGATGCCGGGAGCCTCGCGGTTTTCGATGCCGCCATCGCGGCGCGCCGGCAGCGCGCCGAGTGGGTCGAGCGAGCCCTGGCAACGGCGCGCCACGAACTGATGGCCGCGCGTCGCGACCGCCGCGCGATCGAAAAGCTGCGCGATCGGCGCCGGCACGCGTTCGAAGAAGAAGAGGCGCGGCGCGAAGAGCTGGAAATCGACGAGGCCAACGCGCGGCGGCGACCGCCGTAAAGCGCGATGCCGTGGAGCTTCTGGGTGAGTTATCTGTTGAAACTGGGCGTCGTCGGAGCGCTGCTCGCGGCGCTCTACGCCGCGGCTCGAGCGCTACGCCGGATGCGCTTCTTCACGCGTCCGGGCCAGCGCAGGATCAGAGTGATCGAGACCGCCGTGGTGTCGCAGCACGCCGCGATCTACCTCCTCGGCGTCGGAACGCGTTGCTTTCTGATCGGCACCGCGGGTGCTTCGATCGCGACGCTGGCGGAGCTCGCGCCGGCAGACCTGCAGCCCGCGGAGACTAGCCGAGACTAGACGTTGAAGTAGCGGAACTGTGCGAGCTTGTTGCCGAGGGTTTCTACGAAGTAGACTTCGCTGTCGTTGCCCAGCGTCATTGCGGTGGGACCGGAGTTCGACGTCGGAACCGGATAGTACAGCACGCGGTGCGATCTGAAGAAGAACTGGCCGATTTTGTTCGCCTTCGTATCCGTGAAGTAGAAGTTGCCGTCGATCCCCTGCACGAGCTGATCCGGCGTCATCGACGCCGCACCCAGCGGATACTCGGCAGTGATGTTGCCCGTCAGGGAGATGCGCGCGATCTGTTTGGCGTGCTGCTCGATGAACCATAGCGCCTTGTCCGAGCCCGGCGCGATTCCCATCGGACGCGATCCCGGGGTCGTCACCGGAAACTCGCTGAGCGGCCTGCCGCTCACGGGAAGGCGTCCGATCGCGTTCGTGCCCGACTCCGTGAACCACAGCGCGCCGTCGGAGCCGTTGGTGATTGAAAGCGGCTGCGCGTTCCCCGTGAGGTGGAACTGCGTGAACTTCACAAACGGCTTCCTCTTGATCTGCTGGATCCGCCAGACGGAGTTCGTTCCCGTGTCGGTCACCCACATGTTGCCGTCCGCTCCGAGGGCGATGCCGACGGGTCGCGCCGCGGCATCGGGAAACGTGTACTCCGTGTAGGGAGGTCCGTTCACCGTGATCTGCCCGACCTTGGCGAGCTTGGTTTCGGTGAACCAGACGTTTAGGTTCGGGCCCGGGCCGGAGGCAATGCCGTTGGGCGTCGAGCCGCGCGAGGGCGTTACGTTTTCGGAGATCTTGCCCGCGAGATTGAGTTGCCCGATTTTACTGGGTCTGGACTCGGTGAACCAGAGGTTGCCGTCCGAGCCGAGCGCGATGCCGAGCGGATCGCTCGACGCGGTGGGGATCGGGTACTGCGCCGTGACCGCCGGCGTCGGAGTCGGAGCCGGCGTCGGTGTGCCGCTCGTGACCAAATTGCCGTAACCGTTTCCGCACGCGGCCAAAAAGCCCACGGTCAGGAAGGCGAGCAGCATGCGCGCCGTTGGCACCAATCTCTTCTCCTCGGAATGGAAGGGGCGATGGATAGCCCTCCGTTATTGGCAGACCGCGCCGTCTTTCCCCCATTCCTAAATATTTAGTTGACAGCCCGGGACCGACCCGCTATGATTCAACTAAATCTTTAGGAGTAACAAGGAGACGACATGACATACAGGGCCGATTCTTCCAGCGCAGAGCTCAGCCGCAGCTCTCGAACCCGGGTGCGGCTGCCCGAGCCGATGGCGCCGACGCGCCTGTTCCAGGGCTGGGGCCCGACGGTCTAGAGGGCGGGCGAATGGCACGACGACGCTCCGCGACGCTGACGGAGGCCGAACTGCGGCTAATGGAGGTGCTATGGCAGCGCGGACACGCGAGCGTCGCCGAGGTGACGGCCTCCCTGCCGCCCCCTCCGATCGCGTATAATAGCGTGCTGACCACAATGCGGATTCTGGAACGCAAGGGCTACGTCGCCCACGAGGAGGCCGGCCGCGCCTTCATCTATCGGCCGCTGCTTGGGCGGGAGGAGGCCGCGGGCCATGCCGTCGGTCACGTGCTCTCGCGTTTCTTCGACAACAGTGCGGGCAGCCTGGCGCTCCGCCTCATTGAGAACGAGCGCCCGTCGGGCGACGAGTTGGCGCGTCTCAAGGCGCTGATCGAGGAGTACGAGGAGGGCGAAAAGTGATAGGCCTGCCGCAAGGCTTCGTGACTGTCGCGAGCGTGCTGTCGGCGATCGTACTCAACGCCCTCTGGCAAGACGCGCTGCTCGTCGTATCGATTTGGATCCTGTTGCGTTTGTGGCCGCGCATCAACGCTGCGACGCGCTACGTCGTGTGGAGTGCGACGCTGATTGCGGCGTTCGTAGTCCCCGTCGCCACCACGCTCTCGTTCTTCGCCGTTCCGCAGCCGGCGCCGGCAGCGGTCGTGGCGACGCAAGCCCCGCACGCGCGCACAAACCTGCCGCGGATACCG is a genomic window of Candidatus Binatia bacterium containing:
- a CDS encoding Virginiamycin B lyase, coding for MPTARMLLAFLTVGFLAACGNGYGNLVTSGTPTPAPTPTPAVTAQYPIPTASSDPLGIALGSDGNLWFTESRPSKIGQLNLAGKISENVTPSRGSTPNGIASGPGPNLNVWFTETKLAKVGQITVNGPPYTEYTFPDAAARPVGIALGADGNMWVTDTGTNSVWRIQQIKRKPFVKFTQFHLTGNAQPLSITNGSDGALWFTESGTNAIGRLPVSGRPLSEFPVTTPGSRPMGIAPGSDKALWFIEQHAKQIARISLTGNITAEYPLGAASMTPDQLVQGIDGNFYFTDTKANKIGQFFFRSHRVLYYPVPTSNSGPTAMTLGNDSEVYFVETLGNKLAQFRYFNV
- a CDS encoding flagellar biosynthetic protein FliO, encoding MSYLLKLGVVGALLAALYAAARALRRMRFFTRPGQRRIRVIETAVVSQHAAIYLLGVGTRCFLIGTAGASIATLAELAPADLQPAETSRD
- a CDS encoding flagellar FliJ family protein, whose amino-acid sequence is MAPRFRFALQPLLDRRSRIEEEKQHRFDLRRCERDGALYEGEQLAAALIQRALRTSDAGSLAVFDAAIAARRQRAEWVERALATARHELMAARRDRRAIEKLRDRRRHAFEEEEARREELEIDEANARRRPP
- a CDS encoding adenylosuccinate synthetase, producing MASKADIILGLQWGDEGKGRVVDLYAQDYDVVARFAGGDNAGHSIVVGDRKLALRIVPSGVMHPHVELFIGGGTVVNLRTLFEEFDTLTAIGVDVSRVKLSDRAHVVFPHHVERDKVAEAERAQALGTTGRGIGPAYVDRVARTGVRVGDLLARDDTPETRRIAPHVVDGVAYIHERLDAGRCVLLEGAQGSLLDVTYGTYPYVTSSNTIAGGACTGLGIGPGTIGRVVGVLKAYCTRVGAGPFPSELHDERGERLRRQGGEFGTVTGRPRRCGWFDAVAARYAVALNGAVSAVVTKLDVLSGLERIGIVTGYRLGAKPVGFADAGAPELEIECEELPGWSEPIDECRRIADLPKAARGYVERLRELIGVPIELVSVGRERSQLAR
- a CDS encoding BlaI/MecI/CopY family transcriptional regulator, producing the protein MARRRSATLTEAELRLMEVLWQRGHASVAEVTASLPPPPIAYNSVLTTMRILERKGYVAHEEAGRAFIYRPLLGREEAAGHAVGHVLSRFFDNSAGSLALRLIENERPSGDELARLKALIEEYEEGEK